A window from Neodiprion fabricii isolate iyNeoFabr1 chromosome 2, iyNeoFabr1.1, whole genome shotgun sequence encodes these proteins:
- the LOC124176724 gene encoding nudC domain-containing protein 3 isoform X2: MESKHDELLLQILKDELNITNFLNTFFGFMYRCTDFYVESTQDQKLGFPAGVAEDLVLKIYRKWKSRFEADNLSRSEAQAQTSELLEPTEVVEVEVETSSNQIDDEPIKTYKTPVQPSDSYNGAVRENYTWSQTISDVDALVNIPSNIESAKDLRVDITAQKIRIAVKTERLRENNSLDKYSDDATDSEWIVTFDEELSFKTQREESMWCIIPGYYVHVHLEKATERWWEALTKGEPHIDLTKIDCSRPIEDLGANEQMKVQELMWNHQQKLLGKPTSEQCNLERVLKKAWNAEGSPFKGTEYDPSVLQYN, translated from the exons ATGGAGTCGAAACACGATGAATTacttttacaaattttgaagGATGAACTGAACAtaaccaattttttgaatacgTTCTTCGGTTTTATGTACAGATG CACCGACTTTTATGTTGAATCGACACAAGACCAGAAGTTGGGTTTTCCAGCAGGGGTTGCTGAAGACTTAGTCTTAAAAATCTATCGGAAGTGGAAAAGTAGATTTGAAGCTGACAATCTGTCCAGATCTGAGGCCCAGGCTCAAACCTCAGAATTGCTGGAGCCTACCGAAGTAGTTGAAGTAGAAGTCGAAACCAGCAGTAACCAAATAGACGACGAGCCGATAAAGACTTACAAAACGCCGGTACAGCCATCTGACAGCTATAACGGAGCTGTTAGAGAAAATTACACTTGGTCGCAGACGATAAGCGACGTTGATGCACTTGTCAACATTCCTTCAAATATCGAATCGGCAAAAGACTTGAGGGTTGATATAACTgcccaaaaaataagaatagcTGTGAAAACGGAACGCCTtagagaaaataattctctGGACAAATATTCTGACGATGCTACAGACTCTGAATGGATTGTCACCTTCGACGAAGAACTCAGCTTTAAAACGCAAAGAGAGGAATCTATGTGGTGCATTATACCCGGGTACTACGTCCAT gTTCATTTGGAAAAAGCAACCGAAAGATGGTGGGAGGCTCTAACTAAGGGTGAGCCGCACATAGATTTGACTAAAATTGATTGCTCCCGACCAATTGAGGACTTGGGAGCAAATGAACAGATGAAAGTTCAAGAACTGATGTGGAATCACCAGCAAAAACTTCTTGGAAAGCCGACATCTGAGCAATGT AATTTGGAaagagttttaaaaaaagcgTGGAATGCTGAGGGATCCCCATTTAAGGGCACTGAATATGATCCAAGTGTGCTTCAGTATAACTAA
- the LOC124176728 gene encoding uncharacterized protein LOC124176728, translating to MVESKAVQGRTSLHSFHRYSNLLKHNYGTSTHEFTFKNLLIIMENTQDAILVDLAKMEHLLRDKLIELQMKTNNLEELQRELAQARQSLYEMERQAEEERRQSELMRAQLDFAMAAARRWEEEKTVNRCQQIQSTMYSETVIRERDSLLHQTKNLQLENMMLKQKIQEIETINAIRGPIEENFMEMKNKVSLIINTATSEIEKLHRDLENLQISVNAANKLNGRLQAAGMCRHAIEEKYRARIRELENKLNPINQFRQ from the exons ATGGTCGAAAGTAAAGCTGTTCAAGGCCGAACTTCGTTACATTCCTTTCATAGGTACTCGAATTTACTGAAACACAACTACGGAACATCTACACAcgaatttactttcaaaaatttgctaataattatggaaaataCCCAGGATGCGATACTGGTTGACTTGGCCAAGATGGAACATCTTTTGCGTGATAAGTTGATCGAATTACAGATGAAAACG AATAATCTGGAGGAGCTGCAACGAGAGCTTGCACAGGCTCGTCAATCTTTGTATGAAATGGAGCGCCAAGCCGAAGAGGAGAGACGACAGTCTGAGCTGATGCGAGCTCAGTTAGACTTTGCTATGGCAGCAGCTAGGCGatgggaagaagaaaaaactgtGAACAGATGTCAACAAATTCAGTCGACCATGTATTCTGAAACTGTAATAAGAGAACGAGATTCTCTGCTTCATCAGACGAAAAATCTACAGTTAGAAAATATGATgctaaaacaaaaaattcaagaaatcgAAACGATCAATGCCATCAGAGGACCaattgaggaaaatttcatggaaatgaaaaataaagtatcaCTCATCATAAACACTGCTACTAG CGAAATTGAGAAACTACACCGGGATCTTGAAAATCTACAGATTTCTGTAAATGCAGCGAATAAGCTTAACGGGCGACTCCAGGCTGCGGGTATGTGCAGACACGCAATAGAAGAGAAGTACAGAGCACGAATTCgtgaattagaaaataaactAAACCCAATCAATCAGTTTCGTCAGTGA
- the LOC124176724 gene encoding nudC domain-containing protein 3 isoform X1 codes for MESKHDELLLQILKDELNITNFLNTFFGFMYRCFILFSTDFYVESTQDQKLGFPAGVAEDLVLKIYRKWKSRFEADNLSRSEAQAQTSELLEPTEVVEVEVETSSNQIDDEPIKTYKTPVQPSDSYNGAVRENYTWSQTISDVDALVNIPSNIESAKDLRVDITAQKIRIAVKTERLRENNSLDKYSDDATDSEWIVTFDEELSFKTQREESMWCIIPGYYVHVHLEKATERWWEALTKGEPHIDLTKIDCSRPIEDLGANEQMKVQELMWNHQQKLLGKPTSEQCNLERVLKKAWNAEGSPFKGTEYDPSVLQYN; via the exons ATGGAGTCGAAACACGATGAATTacttttacaaattttgaagGATGAACTGAACAtaaccaattttttgaatacgTTCTTCGGTTTTATGTACAGATG TTTCATTCTTTTTAGCACCGACTTTTATGTTGAATCGACACAAGACCAGAAGTTGGGTTTTCCAGCAGGGGTTGCTGAAGACTTAGTCTTAAAAATCTATCGGAAGTGGAAAAGTAGATTTGAAGCTGACAATCTGTCCAGATCTGAGGCCCAGGCTCAAACCTCAGAATTGCTGGAGCCTACCGAAGTAGTTGAAGTAGAAGTCGAAACCAGCAGTAACCAAATAGACGACGAGCCGATAAAGACTTACAAAACGCCGGTACAGCCATCTGACAGCTATAACGGAGCTGTTAGAGAAAATTACACTTGGTCGCAGACGATAAGCGACGTTGATGCACTTGTCAACATTCCTTCAAATATCGAATCGGCAAAAGACTTGAGGGTTGATATAACTgcccaaaaaataagaatagcTGTGAAAACGGAACGCCTtagagaaaataattctctGGACAAATATTCTGACGATGCTACAGACTCTGAATGGATTGTCACCTTCGACGAAGAACTCAGCTTTAAAACGCAAAGAGAGGAATCTATGTGGTGCATTATACCCGGGTACTACGTCCAT gTTCATTTGGAAAAAGCAACCGAAAGATGGTGGGAGGCTCTAACTAAGGGTGAGCCGCACATAGATTTGACTAAAATTGATTGCTCCCGACCAATTGAGGACTTGGGAGCAAATGAACAGATGAAAGTTCAAGAACTGATGTGGAATCACCAGCAAAAACTTCTTGGAAAGCCGACATCTGAGCAATGT AATTTGGAaagagttttaaaaaaagcgTGGAATGCTGAGGGATCCCCATTTAAGGGCACTGAATATGATCCAAGTGTGCTTCAGTATAACTAA
- the LOC124176731 gene encoding ras-related protein Rab-8A isoform X1: MAKTYDYLFKLLLIGDSGVGKTCVLFRFSEDAFNTTFISTIGIDFKIRTIDLDNKKVKLQIWDTAGQERFRTITTAYYRGAMGIMLVYDVNNERSFENIKNWIRNIEENASADVEKMLLGNKCDLADRRQVSKQRGEQLAVEYGIKFMETSAKASINVEEAFYTLARDIKAKTEKKLKEASNPTKSGGHALRAPEISRKPPVWLARCSIL, encoded by the exons ATGGCAAAGACCTATGACTATTTATTTAAGTTGCTACTTATCGGGGACTCGGGCGTAGGCAAAACTTGTGTATTGTTCAGATTTTCCGAGGATGCATTCAACACGACCTTCATCTCCACTATTG GAATCGACTTTAAGATTCGAACCATCGACTTGGACAACAAGAAGGTCAAGTTACAAATATG GGACACAGCAGGACAGGAGAGGTTCAGAACAATAACGACAGCATATTATCGTGGTGCGATGGGTATAATGCTTGTATACGATGTGAACAACGAAAGGAGTTttgagaatataaaaaactGGATTCGCAACATCGAAGAAAATGCATCAGCAGATGTTGAAAAGATGCTGTTGGGTAACAAATGTGATCTCGCAGATAGGAGGCAGGTTTCAAAGCAGAGAGGAGAGCAATTGGCAGTCGAGTACGGTATAAAATTCATGGAAACTTCCGCCAAGGCCAGTATTAATGTCGAAGAAGCTTTTTACACCCTAGCCCGTGATATTAAGGCCAAAACGGAAAAGAAATTG AAG GAAGCATCAAATCCAACGAAGTCTGGTGGTCACGCGTTAAGAGCTCCGGAGATATCGAGAAAGCCACCAGTATGGCTAGCCCGTTGTTCCATACTCTGA
- the LOC124176721 gene encoding protein CLP1 homolog, translated as MTEEKGLTQEYKLEPDCELRFELEQKNEKVTLELKSGLAEVFGTELVKGKKYEFSAGAKLAVFTWQGCVLELVGKTDVIYVAKETPMGVYLNCHAAMERMRETAEKEDTVGPITMVVGPGDVGKSTFCRLLLNYAVRMGRRPVFVDLDVGQGDIAIPGTVGALLVERPANIVEGFSQQAPLVFHFGHSSPSANTALYNLLVSRLAEVCSDRLQANKKAKASGIVINTCGWIKGAGYKLLTHAAQAFEVDAILVLDQERLYNELVRDMPDFVKVVFLPKSGGVVERSKSLRTESRDKRVREYFYGFRTPLYPHSFEVKWSEARLYKVGAPMLPASCMPLGMKAEDNLTKLVAVSPGPSLLHHLLSVSFADSPEDDVVQTNVAGFVCVTNVDVERQTFMVLSPQPRPLPNTVLLLSDIQFMDSH; from the exons ATGACGGAAGAGAAAGGTCTGACGCAGGAATACAAGCTCGAACCTGACTGCGAGCTGCGGTTCGAACTTGAacaaaagaatgaaaaagttaCATTAGAG CTGAAAAGCGGTCTTGCCGAAGTGTTTGGTACAGAACTAGTTAAAgggaaaaaatacgaattCTCTGCGGGTGCAAAACTCGCAGTGTTCACATGGCAAGGATGCGTCTTAGAACTGGTAGGAAAGACAGATGTGATCTACGTGGCCAAAGAGACGCCAATGGGTGTTTATCTCAACTGCCATGCAGCGATGGAGCGAATGCGTGAAACAGCAGAAAAAGAAGATACAGTTGGACCTATAACAATGGTAGTAGGGCCCGGAGATGTAGGAAAATCCACTTTCTGCAGACTGTTGCTAAATTATGCAGTTCGAATGGGGCGAAGACCTGTTTTCGTTGATCTCGACGTCGGTCAAGGTGACATAGCAATACCTGGAACAGTCGGAGCTTTATTAGTAGAAAGACCGGCAAACATTGTCGAAGGATTTAGTCAACAAGCCCCGCTTGTCTTTCACTTTGGTCACTCCAGTCCCAGCGCAAATACTGCGCTGTACAATCTTTTAGTTTCACGATTGGCTGAAGTATGTTCTGACAGACTTCAAGCCAACAAGAAAGCTAAGGCCTCAGGAATCGTTATAAACACTTGCGGCTGGATCAAGGGTGCTGGTTATAAACTACTGACTCATGCTGCACAGGCTTTTGAAGTTGACGCGATTTTAGTGCTCGATCAGGAGCGTCTCTATAATGAGCTAGTCAGAGATATGCCAGACTTTGTGAAGGTCGTTTTTCTCCCCAAAAGCGGCGGTGTTGTTGAGAGGAGTAAATCCTTAAGGACTGAATCGCGGGACAAAAGAGTTCGCGAGTACTTCTACGGCTTTCGAACTCCGCTCTACCCTCATAGCTTTGAAGTCAAATGGAGTGAAGCAAGGCTCTACAAGGTGGGAGCTCCGATGTTACCAGCGTCATGTATGCCTCTAGGAATGAAAGCAGAAGATAATTTGACAAAACTGGTAGCCGTTAGCCCAGGTCCAAGTTTGCTGCATCACTTACTCTCAGTCTCATTTGCTGATTCCCCTGAAGATGACGTTGTACAAACCAATGTGGCAGGCTTCGTATGCGT AACTAACGTTGATGTCGAGAGGCAAACTTTTATGGTTTTGAGTCCACAACCAAGGCCGCTACCAAACACCGTCCTCCTTCTGTCTGATATACAATTTATGGATAGCCATTAA
- the LOC124176719 gene encoding uncharacterized protein LOC124176719, whose protein sequence is MDSDSQINLRVYPDKVQQSLNEAIAFQQNLYELSSDWLYYESDQHEYLKENIRYSLFGASETDALSTNIDVYTGDPVPTELLPEQAKLIDMIYSRILEVSRCRNSLHVGIIFNVLCNLKEKEDKYVAPVPVFKVKRCMERKESLKTGPHAPVSNNTIGRTALYPYCVNYIDSEGRIYQNWTDYVTNNTLPKCMMVLPMGGYYQANPHVNNTADMTYVWVEIGPSPGAAKILSCLDVASTILGVGALGIGAAALAAPAIIAAPVVLTGSVCGAVSGVCAMVRSGQQLADRHQHQQSISVMDETARSAWFGVVGGVAGGLASGSTMILNKAVRAGLTIGTAGRTTFNVITIGNIVINGMGIGNGIYNIYMNYHNKKQISVLDVTQVIAHVLFFGNAVINFHTAKTIINNTQQQVLQDYEQSLRSNRHKKAFRQIRRNTQACSGDQITGDSEIIRGIRSIQNKDDFFAGVVRNNKVFRSSNAEVTFKDGHAMINHNVKFDPIDLSQQTQQVRVNTVRAVDPFHVSRSTIPSPNRMPVANYVRQLGLIRESFKSFTYYASFPISFESMNYIGKLVIDMQNFSDIGCTNLITNLANIAQHILRKSKEFAKESMDKLMYDIWIGYVRPKVENLFADLGIDASHMDRCDNLAEFFFDTAREIIEDIYNEIDNFLEEIKVSFLRTSQLQSEAAVCRICSGHLLSD, encoded by the exons ATG GACTCTGATAGTCAAATCAATTTGCGGGTCTACCCAGACAAAGTTCAACAGTCCTTAAACGAAGCGATTGCATTCCAGCAAAATTTATATGAGCTATCAAGCGATTGGTTATACTATGAGAGCGATCAGcatgaatatttgaaagaaaatatacgtTATTCGCTTTTCGGAGCATCGGAGACTGATGCCCTTTCAACAAATATAGATGTTTATACAGGAGATCCAGTTCCAACTGAACTGTTGCCTGAGCAAGCGAAGTTAATCGATATGATATATAGTCGCATACTCGAAGTGAGTAGATGCAGGAACTCTCTTCACGTTGGCATAATATTCAACGTCTTGTGCAATCttaaggaaaaagaagataagTATGTGGCTCCAGTGCCAGTATTTAAGGTAAAGAGATGTATGGAACGAAAGGAGAGCCTGAAAACTGGGCCACACGCTCCAGTTTCAAACAATACAATCGGAAGAACAGCTCTATACCCTTACTGTGTTAATTACATTGACTCAGAGGGGCGGATTTATCAAAACTGGACAGATTATGTGACCAACAATACGCTTCCTAAGTGCATGATGGTACTTCCAATGGGTGGATACTACCAGGCTAATCCACATGTAAATAATACAGCTGATATGACTTATGTTTGGGTTGAAATTGGTCCATCTCCAGGGGCTGCTAAGATTTTATCCTGCCTCGATGTCGCAAGCACTATCTTAGGGGTTGGAGCACTTGGTATTGGCGCGGCAGCTCTGGCAGCACCCGCTATTATTGCTGCTCCTGTGGTTTTAACAG GTTCTGTTTGCGGTGCTGTAAGTGGGGTCTGCGCAATGGTCAGATCTGGTCAGCAATTGGCAGACCGCCATCAACACCAACAGTCTATCTCTGTGATGGATGAAACAGCACGTTCCGCTTGGTTTGGTGTTGTAGGTGGTGTGGCAGGAGGTTTAGCAAGTGGGTCTACAATGATTTTGAACAAGGCAGTCCGGGCAGGTCTGACAATAGGAACTGCGGGCCGAACTACATTTAATGTAATCACTATCGGTAATATAGTTATAAATGGTATGGGAATTGGTAATGGAAtctacaatatatatatgaattaccacaacaaaaaacaaatttctgtACTTGATGTAACCCAAGTAATAGCGCACGTATTGTTCTTTGGTAACgctgtgataaattttcatacggCTAAAACTATAATCAATAATACTCAGCAACAAGTGCTTCAAGATTATGAACAGTCACTGAGAAGTAACAGACACAAAAAAGCTTTCAGACAGATCAGACGTAACACTCAGGCATGTAGCGGCGATCAAATTACTGGAGACTCTGAGATCATTCGTGGAATCCGATCGATTCAAAATAAAGATGATTTTTTTGCTGGAGTTGTTAGAAACAATAAAGTATTTAGGTCGTCGAATGCTGAAGTTACGTTCAAAGATGGTCATGCTATGATCAATCACAATGTAAAATTTGATCCCATTGATTTATCTCAGCAAACACAGCAAGTAAGAGTCAATACTGTGAGAGCTGTAGACCCTTTTCATGTATCACGGAGTACCATACCATCTCCAAATAGAATGCCAGTGGCGAACTATGTAAGGCAACTTGGCTTGATTAGAGAAAGTTTTAAATCTTTCACGTACTATGCATCATTTCCGATATCTTTTGAAAGCATGAATTATATTGGAAAGCTTGTAATTGACATGCAAAACTTTAGTGACATTGGATGTACGAATTTAATTACGAATCTCGCAAACATTGCGCAACATATTCTTAGAAAAAGCAAAGAATTTGCAAAGGAGTCAATGGATAAATTAATGTACGATATTTGGATTGGGTATGTGAGACCAAAAGTCGAGAATCTGTTTGCAGATTTAGGCATAGATGCTAGTCACATGGATCGCTGTGATAATTTAGCAGAGTTTTTCTTCGATACTGCACGTGAGATAATTGAGGACATATATAACGAAATAGATAATTTTTTGGAGGAAATAAAAGTGAGCTTTTTAAGAACTTCTCAGTTGCAATCAGAGGCTGCTGTCTGCAGAATTTGCTCAGGGCATTTGCTGAGCGATTAG
- the LOC124176731 gene encoding ras-related protein Rab-8A isoform X2 has protein sequence MAKTYDYLFKLLLIGDSGVGKTCVLFRFSEDAFNTTFISTIGIDFKIRTIDLDNKKVKLQIWDTAGQERFRTITTAYYRGAMGIMLVYDVNNERSFENIKNWIRNIEENASADVEKMLLGNKCDLADRRQVSKQRGEQLAVEYGIKFMETSAKASINVEEAFYTLARDIKAKTEKKLEASNPTKSGGHALRAPEISRKPPVWLARCSIL, from the exons ATGGCAAAGACCTATGACTATTTATTTAAGTTGCTACTTATCGGGGACTCGGGCGTAGGCAAAACTTGTGTATTGTTCAGATTTTCCGAGGATGCATTCAACACGACCTTCATCTCCACTATTG GAATCGACTTTAAGATTCGAACCATCGACTTGGACAACAAGAAGGTCAAGTTACAAATATG GGACACAGCAGGACAGGAGAGGTTCAGAACAATAACGACAGCATATTATCGTGGTGCGATGGGTATAATGCTTGTATACGATGTGAACAACGAAAGGAGTTttgagaatataaaaaactGGATTCGCAACATCGAAGAAAATGCATCAGCAGATGTTGAAAAGATGCTGTTGGGTAACAAATGTGATCTCGCAGATAGGAGGCAGGTTTCAAAGCAGAGAGGAGAGCAATTGGCAGTCGAGTACGGTATAAAATTCATGGAAACTTCCGCCAAGGCCAGTATTAATGTCGAAGAAGCTTTTTACACCCTAGCCCGTGATATTAAGGCCAAAACGGAAAAGAAATTG GAAGCATCAAATCCAACGAAGTCTGGTGGTCACGCGTTAAGAGCTCCGGAGATATCGAGAAAGCCACCAGTATGGCTAGCCCGTTGTTCCATACTCTGA
- the LOC124176724 gene encoding nudC domain-containing protein 3 isoform X3, whose product MTVTFILFSTDFYVESTQDQKLGFPAGVAEDLVLKIYRKWKSRFEADNLSRSEAQAQTSELLEPTEVVEVEVETSSNQIDDEPIKTYKTPVQPSDSYNGAVRENYTWSQTISDVDALVNIPSNIESAKDLRVDITAQKIRIAVKTERLRENNSLDKYSDDATDSEWIVTFDEELSFKTQREESMWCIIPGYYVHVHLEKATERWWEALTKGEPHIDLTKIDCSRPIEDLGANEQMKVQELMWNHQQKLLGKPTSEQCNLERVLKKAWNAEGSPFKGTEYDPSVLQYN is encoded by the exons ATG ACTGTCACTTTCATTCTTTTTAGCACCGACTTTTATGTTGAATCGACACAAGACCAGAAGTTGGGTTTTCCAGCAGGGGTTGCTGAAGACTTAGTCTTAAAAATCTATCGGAAGTGGAAAAGTAGATTTGAAGCTGACAATCTGTCCAGATCTGAGGCCCAGGCTCAAACCTCAGAATTGCTGGAGCCTACCGAAGTAGTTGAAGTAGAAGTCGAAACCAGCAGTAACCAAATAGACGACGAGCCGATAAAGACTTACAAAACGCCGGTACAGCCATCTGACAGCTATAACGGAGCTGTTAGAGAAAATTACACTTGGTCGCAGACGATAAGCGACGTTGATGCACTTGTCAACATTCCTTCAAATATCGAATCGGCAAAAGACTTGAGGGTTGATATAACTgcccaaaaaataagaatagcTGTGAAAACGGAACGCCTtagagaaaataattctctGGACAAATATTCTGACGATGCTACAGACTCTGAATGGATTGTCACCTTCGACGAAGAACTCAGCTTTAAAACGCAAAGAGAGGAATCTATGTGGTGCATTATACCCGGGTACTACGTCCAT gTTCATTTGGAAAAAGCAACCGAAAGATGGTGGGAGGCTCTAACTAAGGGTGAGCCGCACATAGATTTGACTAAAATTGATTGCTCCCGACCAATTGAGGACTTGGGAGCAAATGAACAGATGAAAGTTCAAGAACTGATGTGGAATCACCAGCAAAAACTTCTTGGAAAGCCGACATCTGAGCAATGT AATTTGGAaagagttttaaaaaaagcgTGGAATGCTGAGGGATCCCCATTTAAGGGCACTGAATATGATCCAAGTGTGCTTCAGTATAACTAA